The DNA window ACGGCTCGCTGGAGCCCGGCAGGTTGGGCGCCTGCGGCAGCACGTCCCCCACCGAGTCGCGGAAGCCGATGTTGAGCGAGCCCAACAGCCACTTGCCCGGCGAGCTCACCGCGTTGACGCCGCGGCTGAGCGCGCGGCCCGGGTTGTTCATCGTCGGCGGCGTCTGGTACGCGCGGCGCAGGTCGCCCTGCGCGCGGATGAACGCCTCCAGGTTGTCGGGCTTGAGGACGCGGAGCTCCACGGGCCCCTTGTCCTCGAAGGCCACATCCACCGCGACCGGCTCACCGCTGACATACGCGCGCGGCACCGTGATGTAGAGCGGCTTGGCCAGGGCCATGCCGGACAGCGCCACCGCCGCCAGTACCGCGAGTCGAGCTACCGTCCTCATGACCCGAAACCTCCAGGAACCAACGAATCGCCCCGCACGGTGCCGCGCAGGCCCAGGTACGGCAGCGACTCCAGGTCGCGCCGCGCCGCTTCGATTTCAGGGGGCACCGTCTTGGGCATCGGCGCGTTGCGCCCCACCCGGGCCTCGGACAGGTAACCGTCCATCGTCAGGCCGCTGAGCATCCGCCCCAGATTCACCCCCACCACCACCGAGCCGGGCTCCCGCAGCCCCGCCACCACCGGCCCCGCCGCGTTGAGCAGGCTGGGCTTCTTGCCTTCACACGTCGCGCGCAGCGCGGACAGCTCCGCCTCGCTCGACGCCAGCACCACGTGCTTGCACACCGTCGCCGACACCACCTGCCGCGTGCCACCCGAGAAGAGGACCTGGAGCGACGTGGCGTCCTCCTGCCGTCCCCACACCAGCGCCACGTCCTGCGGCAGCGACGAGTCCCCGCGCGGCGTCCACACCACCGCCACCTGCCGCGTGCGCGTGGGGCCCTTGCCGCCCGACTCCCAGAACGCCTTCAGCGTCTCCGTGTTCAAGGTCTCCGGCAGCTTCAGCTGCACGGCGAACAGCACCGGCGTCTCCTCGGGCACCAGCTTGAGCAGCTCATCGGACAAGGGCGCCGTGTCCAGGTGCGTGACGCCCTCCTTCAGCTCACCGGCGATGCCCTTGCCCACCAGCCGCTCCCCCTCCACGCCGAACTGGAGGCGCGTGAGCGGCCCCATCCCCAGCACGTGACCCAACAACTGCGAGTCGCGGCCGAGCAGCTCCGTGTAGAGGCCCACCTCCACGTCCACGCCATCCTCGGGCTCCAGCTTGGGCGACTCCATGCACAGGCCCTGGAGCACCGCGACGGGGTGGCGCGCCAGGACCACGCGGTCCGCCGACTTGCCCGCCCACAGCGTCTGCTCCGCCACCAGCCAGCGCTTCACCTCGAAGCCCTCCGCCACCGACGTGGGCGAGCCACCCGGGCAGGTCTTCGCCACGAGCGTGCCGCGCTTGGCCACCGCGTCCAGCACGTTGAAGGCCGTGAGCATCGACTCCTTCGCCTCGGGGACGATGAACGCGGGCGTGCTCGCGCGCGCGTCACCCGCGAACCACATCACGCGGAACGGGGCGTTCCCCAGCTTGCCCACGAGCAGGTCCAACACGGCGCCGTTGAAGCCGCCCTTCAGGTCCTCGCCCGTGGAGCCCAGGAACGCGGCCCAGCCGCCCACGAAGCCCTTGCCCAGCGGCTGCGAGAGCTGCGAGCGCAGCCACGTGTTGCTCGCCATCGCGTCGCGCACCTTCGCGGGGTGGAGCACGTCCACCCAGAAGGCCTCCGGCGCGGCGTTGTCCGGCACGGTCATGTCCGCCGTCGTCGGCTCGGGCAGACCTTCCACCTGCGCCTCATTCTCGGACTTGCCGCCCGCGACAAGCGGCGTGCTGGTGCCGTCACCGGAGTCGGACGAACCGGAGCGACGGCCGAGCAGGAACGCGCCCACGGCGACCACGGCGACGATGACGACCACGCCCACGAGCAGCCCCTTGTTGGGACCGCCTCGCTTGGGAGGGGGGCTCGCCGCGGGGGGCGGGCCCGGGGGAGGGCTCGACGGAGATGTCATGGCATCCATTCCTTGAAACGATAGAAGCCGAGGAACGCGCTGTTCGCGGGCACCGGACGCCACTCTCGAGGCGCCTCGTCGGCGAGGTTGTGGAGGAGCCCGGTGCGCACCGCGGCGCCCTTCTCCCCCGGGTGATAGACGACACGCGCGGGTGCATGCGCCCGGTCCTCGGGGCGCACCACCAGCATGAGATGGAAGATGGGGCCCGCGTCCTGCTCCTGGCGGAACGCCAGCACGTCCCCGGTGCGCACGCGCTCACGCGTGGCCTCGTCCCGGCCCAACGGCACCAGGCTGTGCTGCAAGAGCGACTCCGCATCCGCGAAGTCAGAGGGCTTGCCGTTCGCGTCCGACCACAGCGGTGAAGCCAGACGCTCGGGCGCGATGTTCTTGTAGGCGATGCGGAAGACGAAGCGGATGAGGCCCGCGCAGTCGCGCTGGTCCGGATGCCACGCGGGGTCCTGCTTCCTCACCTGCGCGAGCGCCAGCTGCGCCACCTGCCGACGCAGCAGCACGTCGCGCGACTCTGGCGCGGGCGCGGCCGGGGCGGTGGCCTCCAGGAGCAAGAGCAGGGACAGGGCGGCGAGCATGGCGTGGGACTCGAGCGCGAGGGGCGAGGCGCGTCAGTACTCGCCGCCGCCGTCGCCGTTGGACTGGAGCTCCTTGAGGGCCGCGTCCAGGTTGTTGGGCCAGCCCGCGCGCGTGGGCTTGGGGTCCTGCGAAGGCACGTACACCTCCGCCTGACCGTCCCCCAGCACGTTCACCCACGCGAGGACTCGCGTGGTGCCCGGCGTGGCCAGGGGGATGCGCACCATCCGGCGGACCTCGTTCGGCGTGCCCTCGAAGAGCGCGAGGTTGAGCGTGGCCAGGGTGTGGGCCTTGTCGCCGCTGGGCCAGTAGTTGGTCGCCACCAGGTAGACGCCCTTGGGGGGCGCGCGGTGGATGTAGAGGTACGGGCCATACGCGGGCTGGTCGAAGTCACCGCCCTGCGAGTTGAGGAAGAAGGTGCCGCCCGAGGGGCTGGATGTCTCGGCCCAGTACACGTGCGCCATGGACGAAATCTGCAGCGCCGAGTCCTTCACGCTGGTGTCCGTGGGCTCGTAGACGTGCAGGTCCGTGTACACGCCGTCGGTGTCGCTGGTGAGGATGACCTTGAAGGGGACGGGCGGAATCTGCGCGTAGCTGGTGGCCTGCGCGCGCGCCGTGCCGGCCTGGTTGGTGGCCATCACCGTGACGATGTTCTTGCCGCTGCCCGCGGGGAACTTGCGGCTGAAGCGCCCGTTGAAGGTGCGCATCAGGTAGCGGTCGCCGTTGATGGAGACGACCACGGGGTCGATGGTGTTGTCGCTGATGGTGCCCTCGACAAGCAGCATCCGGTCCACCGTCCAACCTCCGGTGGGGGCGCTGAGTTTCACGGTGGGCAGCGTCTTGCCCTTCCCGATGGGAACGCCCTGCTGGCGCGGGTTGGCGGCAGGGGGCGTCTGCGACAGCAGCAGGGCAAGGATGACGGAAAGCATCGCGCTTCCTTGAAGGAGAAAGGGGTCCAGCACGGGGGCCGGAGTGGGCCAGACTGCGCCCGATGCACCTTCCTTTTCAAGTCGCCTGCCAATCGTCAATAGGAGCGGAACCCCGCGAAATCACGGCCGGGTGAGGGGCCTGGCGTGGGCCGTGAGCCACGCGGATGAAGCCAGGGCGAGGGTGGCCTGCCGCGATTAGAGTCCCGCCAGACTCGGGATTCGAGACAGGGGGGCAGGACATGATTCAAGGGATTGATCACATCCAACTCGCGATGCCTCGGGGCGAGGAGCCCAGGGCGCGGGCGTTCTACGGAGGCTTGTTGGGGCTGCGAGAAGTTCCCAAGCCCCCGGAGCTGGCGAAGCGGGGCGGGCTCTGGTTCGAGCTGGCCGACGGACGCGCCCTCCACCTGGGCGTGGAGGAGCCGTTCCTCCCCGCGAAGAAGGCGCACCCCGGCTTTCGGGCGACGGAGCTGGATGCGCTGGGGGCACGGCTGCTCGGGGCGGAATGCGTGGTGACCTGGGACTCCTCGGTGCCGGGGGTTCGCCGGTTCCACAGCGCGGACCCGTTCGGGAACCGGTTGGAGTTCCAGGAGCAGTCAGCCGAGCGCTAGCGGTGGAGGTCGCTGCCTGCCTGGCGGGTTCTGTATGTTCCCGCCATGCGCATCCGGAGAGCCGAGGCGGGTGACACCGCTGGAATTGCAGCCATCATCCTCCCCACCATCCGCGAAGGCACGACGTACGCGCTCGACGCGGACATGAGCGAGGCGGCCGCGCTGGCCTATTGGATGAGCCCGGACAAGGAGACGTTCGTCGCGGAGGAGGACGGGGTCATCCTCGGCACCTACTTCATCCGTCCGAACCAGGCGGGTGGCGGGAAGCACGTCTGCAACTGCGGCTACATGACGAGCAGGGCCGCGACGGGCCGAGGCATCGCGCGCCTCATGTGCGCGCACTCGTTGGAGCACGCGCGCTCGCGTGGCTATCGCGCCATGCAGTTCAACTTCGTCGTCAGCACGAACGAGCGCGCCGTGAAGCTCTGGCAGGCGCTGGGCTTCGCCATCGTCGGGCGCCTGCCGCTCGCGTTCCATCATCCGACCGCGGGCGATGTCGATGCACTCGTGATGCACCAGCATCTCTGATTCATGTTTGCGCGTCCCTGGCTCTATCAGGCTTCGGTCACGTCCTGGAGCTTCCAGGAGCCATCGAGGCTCGCGGGCTCGGGGCCGTAGATTCGGAAGTAGAGGAAGAAGCCTGTCCCGGGGGCGGTCTGTATCCACTGCTGTTCCAGGCCAGCGGGAGGGT is part of the Myxococcus landrumus genome and encodes:
- a CDS encoding DUF1175 family protein, which produces MLAALSLLLLLEATAPAAPAPESRDVLLRRQVAQLALAQVRKQDPAWHPDQRDCAGLIRFVFRIAYKNIAPERLASPLWSDANGKPSDFADAESLLQHSLVPLGRDEATRERVRTGDVLAFRQEQDAGPIFHLMLVVRPEDRAHAPARVVYHPGEKGAAVRTGLLHNLADEAPREWRPVPANSAFLGFYRFKEWMP
- a CDS encoding DUF2135 domain-containing protein, encoding MLSVILALLLSQTPPAANPRQQGVPIGKGKTLPTVKLSAPTGGWTVDRMLLVEGTISDNTIDPVVVSINGDRYLMRTFNGRFSRKFPAGSGKNIVTVMATNQAGTARAQATSYAQIPPVPFKVILTSDTDGVYTDLHVYEPTDTSVKDSALQISSMAHVYWAETSSPSGGTFFLNSQGGDFDQPAYGPYLYIHRAPPKGVYLVATNYWPSGDKAHTLATLNLALFEGTPNEVRRMVRIPLATPGTTRVLAWVNVLGDGQAEVYVPSQDPKPTRAGWPNNLDAALKELQSNGDGGGEY
- a CDS encoding GNAT family N-acetyltransferase — encoded protein: MRIRRAEAGDTAGIAAIILPTIREGTTYALDADMSEAAALAYWMSPDKETFVAEEDGVILGTYFIRPNQAGGGKHVCNCGYMTSRAATGRGIARLMCAHSLEHARSRGYRAMQFNFVVSTNERAVKLWQALGFAIVGRLPLAFHHPTAGDVDALVMHQHL
- a CDS encoding glyoxalase, translating into MIQGIDHIQLAMPRGEEPRARAFYGGLLGLREVPKPPELAKRGGLWFELADGRALHLGVEEPFLPAKKAHPGFRATELDALGARLLGAECVVTWDSSVPGVRRFHSADPFGNRLEFQEQSAER